Proteins co-encoded in one Cupriavidus taiwanensis genomic window:
- a CDS encoding DUF2474 domain-containing protein, translated as MGAPHPDSGGTGAGTWLRRVGWLVLIWAASVAALGVAAWVLRLIMRGVGFHS; from the coding sequence ATGGGTGCGCCGCACCCGGACAGCGGCGGCACCGGCGCCGGCACCTGGCTGCGCCGCGTCGGCTGGCTGGTGCTGATCTGGGCCGCGAGCGTGGCGGCACTGGGCGTGGCCGCGTGGGTGCTGCGGCTGATCATGCGGGGCGTGGGCTTCCACAGCTGA